Proteins found in one Pyrus communis chromosome 15, drPyrComm1.1, whole genome shotgun sequence genomic segment:
- the LOC137718448 gene encoding uncharacterized protein isoform X2: MNTRVTARLQSMKPPEKNKKEKVEMQGSEIKETRKAISNGRALSRERKLALQQDVDKLKKKLRHEENVHRALQRAFTRPLGALPRLPPYLPPYTLELLAEVAVLEEEVVRLEEQVVHFRKDLYQEAVYISTSKRKMETSSADSFDLYPIKNPKFQSQRGNNSTISTEKYCPSPSDVKQGKENQSFNNSTKSNDRALIHQTQVRTPAKRPPIDHRTAEKHLEPQKLQLETKNADQESAQAGLPSIPDKELSGDDSPNKISESIVKCLSSILTRISSVKNLGPAENERTENWDPYCICLEFGQRDIGPYKQLHAIEARNINPNRRANALFLLRRLKLLFRKLASVNLQSLSHQEKLAFWINIYNSCMMNAFLEHGIPESPEIIVALMQKATINVGGHILNAITIEHFILRLPYHSKHTFSKGTKTDEKTARSTFGLELSEPLVTFALSCGSWSSPAVKVYTASQVENELEVAKIEYLQAAVGISSDKVAIPKILDWYLLDFAKDLESLLDWICLQLPSEVGKEALKLLERGKNEPLSQFVQVTPYEFNFRYLLYK, translated from the exons ATGAACACCAGAGTGACGGCAAGGCTGCAGTCTATGAAGCCACCAGAGAAGAATAAAAAA GAAAAGGTAGAAATGCAAGGGAGTGAGATTAAGGAAACCAGAAAAGCAATCAGCAATGGAAGAGCCTTGAGCAGAGAGAGGAAATTGGCTTTGCAACAAGAT GTTGATAAGTTGAAGAAGAAGCTTAGACATGAAGAGAATGTACACAGAGCTTTGCAGAGGGCATTTACAAGACCCTTGGGAGCTCTGCCTCGTCTGCCTCCTTATCTGCCTCCTTAT acGTTGGAGCTTCTAGCAGAAGTGGCTGTTTTGGAAGAGGAGGTGGTTCGGCTCGAAGAACAGGTAGTGCATTTTAGGAAGGACTTGTATCAGGAAGCTGTATACATTTCAACCTCCAAGAGGAAAATGGAAACATCATCAGCtgattcatttgatttgtaccCGATAAAGAATCCCAAATTTCAATCTCAAAGAGGAAACAATTCTACCATTTCCACTGAAAAGTATTGTCCATCCCCTTCTG ATGTTAAGCAGGGAAAAGAGAACCAATCATTTAATAATTCTACGAAGAGCAACGACAGAGCCTTGATCCATCAAACTCAGGTTAGGACCCCAGCGAAGAGACCTCCGATCGATCACAGAACAGCAGAAAAGCATTTAGAGCCTCAAAAACTTCAG ttagaaactaaaaacgCGGACCAAGAAAGTGCACAAGCAGGACTTCCTAGTATCCCGGACAAGGAGCTGTCAGGAGACGACAGTCCTAACAAAATTTCAGAAAGTATTGTCAAGTGCTTATCAAGCATTCTCACGAGAATTAGTTCAGTTAAGAATCTGGGTCCTGCAGAAAATGAAAGAACAGAAAATTGGGATCCTTATTGTATTTGTTTGGAATTTGGACAAAGAGATATCGGTCCATATAAGCAATTACACGCAATTGAAGCTCGGAATATTAATCCAAACCGAAGAGCAAATGCTTTGTTCCTACTCCGCAGATTGAA ACTACTGTTTCGGAAACTTGCTTCTGTAAATTTACAAAGCCTCAGTCATCAGGAGAAGCTTGCCTTCTGGATCAATATCTACAATTCCTGCATGATGAAT GCTTTCCTCGAGCACGGCATCCCTGAGAGTCCCGAGATAATTGTAGCCCTAATGCAGAAG GCAACAATAAATGTTGGAGGACACATCCTGAATGCAATAACTATTGAACATTTCATCTTGAGACTGCCGTATCACTCAAAACAT ACCTTCTCTAAGGGCACAAAAACTGACGAGAAGACGGCAAGAAGTACTTTTGGATTGGAATTATCCGAACCATTGGTAACATTTGCACTATCATGTGGCAGCTGGTCTTCCCCTGCG GTGAAAGTGTACACCGCATCCCAAGTTGAGAATGAACTGGAAGTTGCAAAAATAGAGTACTTGCAAGCTGCAGTTGGAATTTCATCAGATAAGGTTGCAATTCCAAAGATATTGGATTGGTATTTACTTGATTTTGCTAAGGATTTGGAGTCTTTGCTTGATTGGATCTGCCTTCAGCTCCCAAGTGAAGTGGGAAAAGAAGCACTCAAGCTTCTTGAAAGAGGGAAAAATGAGCCTCTTTCACAATTTGTCCAAGTTACGCCCTATGAGTTTAATTTTAGGTACCTTCTATACAAATGA
- the LOC137718410 gene encoding serine carboxypeptidase 1-like: protein MLLVHQHIQATKLLEIMNLSLLKCLLLLSSYQLTFLIISCNANQIDNLNKLIKSRKSANPPRADLWDGSNVADDQFSPVYVGLQDGLKEADKIGYLPGQPQGVNFDQYAGYVTVDQRAGRALFYYFVESPQDSSTKPLLLWLNGGPGCSSLGYGAMEEIGPFRVNNDRKTLFRNDYAWNNVANVIFLESPAGVGFSYSYTTSDYGDVGDKRTAEDSYKFLVNWLERFPQYKTRDFFITGESYAGHYVPQLASTILLNNKVTKQTKINLKGIAIGNAWIDDSTGELGIYDYVWTHSMNSDETNAGIHKYCDFSSGDFSSACDKYRSQVEEELGNVDIYNIYAPPCKTSEPTKSLSKSSIDDFDPCSDNYVKTYLNLKEVQAALHAKPTEWSACGGVGWTDSPTTILPTIKQLIASGISLWIYSGDIDGRVPVTSSRYAINTFKLPLQTPWRAWYSNGQVGGYVAGYKGLTFTTIRGAGHMVPSYQPQRSLTFISSFLQGKLPPSS, encoded by the exons ATGCTACTAGTCCACCAGCATATTCAAGCAACAAAATTACTGGAGATCATGAATCTTTCACTACTTAAATGTTTGCTTCTCCTCTCCAGCTACCAGTTAACCTTTCTCATCATATCATGCAACGCCAACCAAATCGACAACCTCAACAAGTTGATTAAGTCTCGCAAATCTGCGAATCCTCCTCGGGCAGACTTATGGGATGGCTCAAATGTTGCCGATGACCAATTTTCACCAGTTTATGTTGGACTCCAAGATGGGTTGAAGGAAGCTGATAAGATTGGTTATTTGCCAGGACAACCTCAAGGCGTAAACTTTGACCAATATGCAGGGTATGTTACTGTAGACCAGAGAGCCGGGAGAGCATTGTTCTACTACTTTGTAGAGTCGCCCCAGGATTCATCAACTAAACCTTTGTTGCTATGGTTAAATGGAG GACCAGGATGCTCATCTTTGGGATATGGAGCCATGGAAGAAATTGGACCCTTCAGAGTCAATAATGATAGAAAGACACTATTCAGAAATGACTACGCTTGGAACAACG TGGCAAACGTGATCTTCTTGGAGTCACCAGCAGGAGTTGGGTTCTCATATTCATACACAACATCCGACTATGGAGACGTGGGTGACAAGAGAACAGCAGAGGACTCCTATAAATTTCTTGTAAACTGGCTGGAGAGATTTCCCCAATATAAAACCAGAGACTTCTTCATCACCGGAGAGAGCTACGCCGGTCATTACGTACCTCAACTTGCCTCCACCATTCTCTTAAACAACAAAGTCACGAAGCAAACAAAAATCAATCTCAAGGGAATTGCA ATTGGAAATGCTTGGATCGATGATAGTACTGGTGAACTGGGGATTTACGATTATGTGTGGACACATTCTATGAATTCCGACGAGACGAATGCAGGGATACACAAATATTGTGATTTTTCTTCAGGCGATTTCTCCAGCGCATGTGACAAATATCGAAGTCAAGTTGAGGAGGAGCTTGGAAATGTTGATATTTACAACATTTATGCTCCCCCTTGCAAAACATCAGAACCCACTAAATCTCTCTCAAAATCTTCT ATTGATGATTTTGATCCATGCtctgacaattatgtgaaaacCTATCTAAATCTTAAGGAGGTTCAAGCGGCTCTTCATGCAAAACCTACAGAGTGGTCAGCTTGCGG TGGAGTTGGATGGACAGACAGCCCAACCACCATTCTACCCACCATAAAGCAGCTTATAGCAAGCGGGATAAGTTTATGGATATACAG TGGAGATATTGATGGGAGAGTACCAGTCACATCTTCTAGATACgccataaacactttcaaattgcCCCTACAAACTCCATGGCGAGCCTGGTATTCAAATGGACAG GTTGGAGGATATGTGGCTGGGTACAAGGGATTGACATTTACCACAATAAGAGGAGCAGGTCATATGGTTCCCAGCTATCAACCGCAGCGATCACTTACCTTCATCTCATCTTTTCTTCAGGGGAAACTTCCACCTTCCTCCTAA
- the LOC137718448 gene encoding uncharacterized protein isoform X1 encodes MNTRVTARLQSMKPPEKNKKEKVEMQGSEIKETRKAISNGRALSRERKLALQQDVDKLKKKLRHEENVHRALQRAFTRPLGALPRLPPYLPPYTLELLAEVAVLEEEVVRLEEQVVHFRKDLYQEAVYISTSKRKMETSSADSFDLYPIKNPKFQSQRGNNSTISTEKYCPSPSVSDVKQGKENQSFNNSTKSNDRALIHQTQVRTPAKRPPIDHRTAEKHLEPQKLQLETKNADQESAQAGLPSIPDKELSGDDSPNKISESIVKCLSSILTRISSVKNLGPAENERTENWDPYCICLEFGQRDIGPYKQLHAIEARNINPNRRANALFLLRRLKLLFRKLASVNLQSLSHQEKLAFWINIYNSCMMNAFLEHGIPESPEIIVALMQKATINVGGHILNAITIEHFILRLPYHSKHTFSKGTKTDEKTARSTFGLELSEPLVTFALSCGSWSSPAVKVYTASQVENELEVAKIEYLQAAVGISSDKVAIPKILDWYLLDFAKDLESLLDWICLQLPSEVGKEALKLLERGKNEPLSQFVQVTPYEFNFRYLLYK; translated from the exons ATGAACACCAGAGTGACGGCAAGGCTGCAGTCTATGAAGCCACCAGAGAAGAATAAAAAA GAAAAGGTAGAAATGCAAGGGAGTGAGATTAAGGAAACCAGAAAAGCAATCAGCAATGGAAGAGCCTTGAGCAGAGAGAGGAAATTGGCTTTGCAACAAGAT GTTGATAAGTTGAAGAAGAAGCTTAGACATGAAGAGAATGTACACAGAGCTTTGCAGAGGGCATTTACAAGACCCTTGGGAGCTCTGCCTCGTCTGCCTCCTTATCTGCCTCCTTAT acGTTGGAGCTTCTAGCAGAAGTGGCTGTTTTGGAAGAGGAGGTGGTTCGGCTCGAAGAACAGGTAGTGCATTTTAGGAAGGACTTGTATCAGGAAGCTGTATACATTTCAACCTCCAAGAGGAAAATGGAAACATCATCAGCtgattcatttgatttgtaccCGATAAAGAATCCCAAATTTCAATCTCAAAGAGGAAACAATTCTACCATTTCCACTGAAAAGTATTGTCCATCCCCTTCTG TTTCAGATGTTAAGCAGGGAAAAGAGAACCAATCATTTAATAATTCTACGAAGAGCAACGACAGAGCCTTGATCCATCAAACTCAGGTTAGGACCCCAGCGAAGAGACCTCCGATCGATCACAGAACAGCAGAAAAGCATTTAGAGCCTCAAAAACTTCAG ttagaaactaaaaacgCGGACCAAGAAAGTGCACAAGCAGGACTTCCTAGTATCCCGGACAAGGAGCTGTCAGGAGACGACAGTCCTAACAAAATTTCAGAAAGTATTGTCAAGTGCTTATCAAGCATTCTCACGAGAATTAGTTCAGTTAAGAATCTGGGTCCTGCAGAAAATGAAAGAACAGAAAATTGGGATCCTTATTGTATTTGTTTGGAATTTGGACAAAGAGATATCGGTCCATATAAGCAATTACACGCAATTGAAGCTCGGAATATTAATCCAAACCGAAGAGCAAATGCTTTGTTCCTACTCCGCAGATTGAA ACTACTGTTTCGGAAACTTGCTTCTGTAAATTTACAAAGCCTCAGTCATCAGGAGAAGCTTGCCTTCTGGATCAATATCTACAATTCCTGCATGATGAAT GCTTTCCTCGAGCACGGCATCCCTGAGAGTCCCGAGATAATTGTAGCCCTAATGCAGAAG GCAACAATAAATGTTGGAGGACACATCCTGAATGCAATAACTATTGAACATTTCATCTTGAGACTGCCGTATCACTCAAAACAT ACCTTCTCTAAGGGCACAAAAACTGACGAGAAGACGGCAAGAAGTACTTTTGGATTGGAATTATCCGAACCATTGGTAACATTTGCACTATCATGTGGCAGCTGGTCTTCCCCTGCG GTGAAAGTGTACACCGCATCCCAAGTTGAGAATGAACTGGAAGTTGCAAAAATAGAGTACTTGCAAGCTGCAGTTGGAATTTCATCAGATAAGGTTGCAATTCCAAAGATATTGGATTGGTATTTACTTGATTTTGCTAAGGATTTGGAGTCTTTGCTTGATTGGATCTGCCTTCAGCTCCCAAGTGAAGTGGGAAAAGAAGCACTCAAGCTTCTTGAAAGAGGGAAAAATGAGCCTCTTTCACAATTTGTCCAAGTTACGCCCTATGAGTTTAATTTTAGGTACCTTCTATACAAATGA